A genomic segment from Actinoplanes sichuanensis encodes:
- a CDS encoding glycosyltransferase family 4 protein — translation MRITYIHQYFKTPGMSGGTRSYEFARRLVERGHEVHMITGDPDADRARITDEAGIVVHWLPVAYSNAMSYRRRLWSFLGFVGKSALVAGRLPHDLVFATSTPLTVAIPGAWAALRRRVPMVLEVRDVWPELPVAMGALRSPVSRWAAERLEAWAYRRAARVIALSPGMAASIRRRFPRVPVTVVPNSCDRTLFAGAGRAGVALRQETPWLGDRPLILYAGTLGVANGVDYLVRMAARLIDTDPEVRIAIVGDGRMRAGIRALAAELGVLDRNLFLLGPVSKAEVVAFFGACDLAASVFVDVPELGANSPNKVFDAFAAGRPVAVNHDGWIADLITESGAGLVLPPHDTGRAAAAVSAFLSDRAGCRAARAAAYALARDRFDRDLLFEDFVAVLTAGQRGEATVTGAGRTAASSRRIHISRAS, via the coding sequence GTGCGGATCACCTACATCCATCAGTACTTCAAGACGCCGGGCATGTCCGGTGGGACGCGGTCGTACGAGTTCGCGCGTCGGCTGGTCGAGCGGGGCCACGAGGTCCACATGATCACCGGCGATCCGGACGCCGACCGGGCCCGGATCACCGACGAGGCCGGGATCGTCGTGCATTGGCTTCCGGTCGCGTACAGCAACGCGATGTCGTACCGCCGCCGGTTGTGGTCCTTTCTCGGTTTCGTCGGAAAGTCGGCGCTGGTGGCCGGGCGGCTGCCGCATGATCTGGTGTTCGCCACGTCGACGCCGCTGACCGTGGCGATCCCGGGGGCGTGGGCGGCGCTGCGTCGGCGGGTGCCGATGGTGCTGGAGGTCCGCGACGTGTGGCCGGAGCTGCCGGTCGCGATGGGCGCGCTGCGTTCGCCGGTGAGCCGGTGGGCCGCCGAGCGGCTGGAGGCGTGGGCGTACCGCCGGGCGGCGCGGGTCATCGCGTTGTCGCCGGGGATGGCCGCGAGCATCCGGCGCCGGTTCCCGCGGGTGCCGGTGACCGTGGTGCCGAACAGCTGCGACCGGACGCTGTTCGCCGGGGCGGGCCGGGCCGGGGTGGCGCTGCGGCAGGAGACGCCGTGGCTCGGCGACCGGCCGCTGATCCTGTACGCGGGCACGCTCGGCGTGGCCAACGGGGTCGACTATCTGGTTCGGATGGCGGCCCGGCTGATCGACACCGATCCTGAGGTGCGGATCGCGATCGTCGGTGACGGGCGGATGCGCGCCGGGATCCGGGCTCTGGCCGCCGAGCTGGGCGTCCTGGACCGCAACCTGTTCCTGCTGGGCCCGGTCAGCAAGGCCGAGGTGGTGGCGTTCTTCGGTGCCTGTGATCTGGCCGCGTCGGTGTTCGTCGACGTGCCCGAGCTGGGCGCCAACTCGCCGAACAAGGTGTTCGACGCGTTCGCCGCGGGCCGGCCGGTGGCGGTCAACCACGACGGCTGGATCGCCGATCTGATCACCGAGAGCGGTGCCGGGCTGGTGCTGCCGCCGCATGACACGGGGCGGGCGGCGGCCGCGGTGTCGGCGTTCCTGTCCGACCGGGCCGGGTGCCGGGCGGCCCGGGCGGCGGCGTACGCGCTGGCCCGCGACCGCTTCGACCGGGATCTGCTGTTCGAGGACTTCGTGGCGGTGCTGACCGCGGGTCAGCGTGGCGAGGCGACGGTGACCGGTGCGGGCCGGACCGCGGCGAGCAGCAGGAGGATCCACATCAGTCGGGCGTCGTAG
- a CDS encoding polysaccharide biosynthesis tyrosine autokinase, which produces MVVSRGMGVSVGLREYLRVASRNRWLLAASVAFSLGVALIVNLYSTPIYAARVTFFFSTPITSATDLYPASMFNVSRLSTYAKLLTSDEVATPLAGTPGIDLDAEEVREAIAAETVADTVMMEVSVEDRDPNRALLLLARITKRFTTAVEDLERPEPAKPSTVKVTVVSGPALDEDPVFPNALNNFALATVAGLVIGAVGSVGREVADQTVRTAEALQVLTSAPVLARVPMDPGGPFVSASGSARTEALREIRTQVQCAAAARSVKTLAVTSAVPGEGRSATACGLALLFAEAGQRVLVVDAELRHPRLAAFLGREDAAGLSTVLDGTARLEQVLQPWGAGLWLLASGRTPPNPSELLSSPRMTELVDEVRRRFDVVIFDCPPLLPVTDAAVVAARTDGTLLVVRARRTTSAQVTAAVRALHAVNATLLGCVLNMVASKGPDAVPNYGGYLSGPKAA; this is translated from the coding sequence GTGGTGGTCAGCCGCGGAATGGGGGTCTCGGTGGGCCTGCGGGAGTACCTCCGCGTCGCCAGTCGGAACCGATGGCTGCTGGCCGCCTCGGTGGCGTTCTCGCTCGGGGTGGCCCTGATCGTCAACCTCTACAGCACCCCGATCTACGCGGCCCGGGTCACCTTCTTCTTCTCCACCCCGATCACCAGCGCCACCGACCTCTACCCGGCCAGCATGTTCAACGTCAGCCGGCTGTCCACCTACGCCAAGCTGCTGACCAGCGACGAGGTCGCGACCCCGCTGGCCGGCACCCCCGGCATCGACCTGGACGCCGAGGAGGTCCGCGAGGCGATCGCCGCCGAGACCGTCGCCGACACGGTGATGATGGAGGTCAGCGTGGAGGACCGGGACCCCAACCGGGCGCTGCTGCTGCTCGCCCGGATCACCAAGCGCTTCACCACCGCGGTCGAGGACCTGGAGCGCCCGGAACCGGCCAAACCCTCCACGGTCAAGGTCACCGTCGTCTCCGGCCCGGCGCTCGACGAGGACCCGGTCTTCCCCAACGCGCTCAACAACTTCGCCCTGGCCACCGTGGCCGGGCTGGTGATCGGCGCGGTCGGCTCGGTCGGCCGGGAGGTCGCCGACCAGACGGTACGCACCGCGGAGGCGCTGCAGGTGCTCACCTCGGCGCCGGTGCTGGCCCGGGTGCCGATGGACCCGGGCGGTCCGTTCGTCTCGGCCAGCGGCTCGGCCCGTACCGAGGCACTACGGGAGATCCGCACCCAGGTGCAGTGCGCCGCGGCCGCCCGGTCGGTGAAGACCCTGGCGGTGACCAGCGCGGTACCCGGCGAGGGACGCTCGGCCACCGCGTGCGGGCTGGCGCTGCTGTTCGCCGAGGCGGGCCAGCGGGTCCTGGTCGTCGACGCCGAACTGCGCCACCCCCGGCTGGCCGCGTTCCTCGGGCGCGAGGACGCGGCCGGGCTGAGCACCGTCCTGGACGGCACCGCGCGCCTCGAACAGGTGCTGCAGCCCTGGGGCGCCGGGCTGTGGCTGCTGGCCAGTGGCCGTACCCCGCCGAACCCCAGCGAACTGCTCAGCTCGCCGCGGATGACCGAGCTGGTCGACGAGGTACGCCGCCGATTCGACGTGGTGATCTTCGACTGCCCGCCGCTGCTGCCGGTCACCGACGCCGCCGTGGTCGCCGCCCGCACCGACGGCACACTGCTCGTCGTACGCGCCCGCCGAACCACGTCGGCGCAGGTCACCGCGGCGGTCCGGGCGCTGCACGCGGTCAACGCCACACTGCTCGGCTGCGTGCTCAACATGGTCGCCAGCAAGGGCCCGGACGCCGTGCCCAACTACGGCGGCTACCTGTCCGGGCCGAAGGCGGCGTGA
- a CDS encoding metallophosphoesterase family protein, whose amino-acid sequence MTTPGLRIAQISDLHFGRHLPAMAEALLADLAAVAPSMVAVCGDLTQTAREAEFRAARAFLDQLPAPALVVPGNHDLPGWEVWSRFTSPWRRWRHHLGTDPYRPVVLTMDGLAAVGVNTARRWGPHPDWSRGRIDARQLVAIGAEFDRAPVADLRVLIAHHPFLLTEAGLHRGLVGRAPLALRRLRRKADLLLGGHIHLGYSGVVDGLVVAQSGTAFSDRLKGEPNSYNLVEADGDRLAVTVRRWGGARFDTHDRREYTRTERQWSAL is encoded by the coding sequence GTGACGACGCCCGGCCTGCGGATCGCGCAGATCTCCGACCTGCACTTCGGCCGTCATCTGCCGGCGATGGCCGAGGCGTTGCTGGCCGACCTGGCCGCGGTGGCGCCGAGCATGGTCGCGGTGTGTGGCGACCTGACCCAGACCGCCCGGGAGGCCGAGTTCCGGGCGGCCCGCGCCTTCCTCGATCAGCTGCCGGCACCCGCGCTGGTGGTGCCGGGCAACCACGACCTGCCCGGCTGGGAGGTCTGGTCCCGGTTCACCAGCCCGTGGCGGCGCTGGCGGCACCATCTGGGCACCGACCCGTACCGGCCGGTCGTGCTCACCATGGACGGGCTGGCCGCGGTGGGCGTCAACACGGCCCGCCGGTGGGGTCCGCATCCGGACTGGTCGCGGGGCCGGATCGACGCGCGTCAGCTGGTCGCGATCGGCGCCGAGTTCGACCGGGCGCCGGTGGCCGACCTGCGTGTCCTGATCGCCCACCACCCGTTCCTGCTGACCGAGGCGGGCCTGCACCGGGGGCTGGTCGGGCGGGCGCCGCTGGCTCTGCGCCGGTTGCGCCGCAAGGCCGACCTGCTGCTCGGCGGGCACATCCATCTCGGCTACAGCGGTGTCGTCGACGGACTGGTGGTGGCGCAGTCCGGCACCGCGTTCTCGGACCGGCTCAAGGGCGAACCGAACAGCTACAACCTGGTCGAGGCGGACGGCGACCGGCTGGCCGTGACGGTCCGGCGCTGGGGCGGCGCCCGCTTCGACACCCACGATCGCCGCGAGTACACCCGCACCGAGAGGCAGTGGTCCGCCCTCTAG
- a CDS encoding NeuD/PglB/VioB family sugar acetyltransferase, whose product MPEPVVIVGCGGHGREIFGIVAAVNDGLGDPWKVLGFLDDDPAEANLRALDRLGSAWLGPNALLAELDAHFVIGIGDPRIRAAVAARLDPLGRPAATLVHPAATVGLGNAVAGGVVMFAGARVTTNVTLGRHVHLNQNATVGHDAVLADFVQVNPSAAVSGNCVLGREVLIGTTASVLQGRSVGAGATVGAGACVVRDVEAGVVVKGVPAR is encoded by the coding sequence GTGCCTGAGCCGGTGGTCATCGTGGGCTGTGGCGGCCACGGCCGGGAGATCTTCGGCATCGTCGCGGCGGTCAACGACGGCCTCGGCGACCCGTGGAAGGTGCTGGGTTTCCTCGACGACGATCCGGCCGAGGCGAATCTGCGCGCCCTGGACCGGCTCGGTTCGGCCTGGCTCGGACCGAACGCGCTGCTGGCCGAGTTGGACGCGCACTTCGTGATCGGGATCGGCGACCCGCGGATCCGGGCGGCGGTGGCGGCCCGGTTGGATCCGCTCGGCCGGCCGGCGGCGACGCTGGTGCACCCGGCGGCGACGGTCGGGCTGGGCAACGCGGTGGCCGGCGGGGTGGTGATGTTCGCCGGGGCGCGAGTCACCACGAACGTGACGCTGGGCCGGCACGTGCATCTCAACCAGAACGCGACGGTCGGTCACGACGCCGTGCTGGCCGATTTCGTGCAGGTGAATCCGTCGGCGGCGGTGTCCGGTAACTGTGTGCTCGGTCGGGAGGTGCTGATCGGCACCACCGCGTCGGTGCTGCAGGGCCGGTCGGTCGGCGCGGGCGCGACGGTCGGCGCGGGTGCCTGTGTGGTCCGCGACGTCGAGGCCGGGGTCGTCGTCAAGGGCGTGCCCGCGAGGTAG
- a CDS encoding glycoside hydrolase family 43 protein translates to MTFTNPVIAGMHPDPSVCRVGDDYYLACSSFEYFPGVPIFHSRDLVHWEQIGNALDRPNQLTLPPATPSSGGVYAPTLRHHDGRFWLITTNVAAGGSSFIVTADDPAGPWSEPVEVPGIGIDPDLAWDDDGNCWCTYAEIGQVRIDPATGKTLDGPFRLWSGGPRAQAPEAPHLYRIGDHWYLLIAEGGTERGHAISIARSTSPNGPFEPCPANPILTHRGTNRPIQNTGHADLVQGPDDSWWMVLLGVRPGGGTPGWHVLGRETFLVPVSWVDGWPVPGDLEPSMTVPWPVKAPPPAASRDDFDSPDLHPRWISVRARPAASWSTTERPGWLSLHARGPSLDQPGINFVGRRQQDLSCRVRVLADPSQGRGGLAVRLDECHHYALEAGDGLVRVTARIGSIRHTVTTRPIPDGPVRLRLDVIAATTSWHPSQGPDELHLGVETADGDFLTLAELDGRYLSTEVAGGFTGRVIGMFATAGTVRFDWFDYQPIAD, encoded by the coding sequence ATGACCTTCACCAACCCGGTGATCGCCGGCATGCACCCGGACCCCAGCGTCTGCCGCGTCGGCGACGACTACTACCTCGCCTGCTCCAGCTTCGAGTACTTCCCGGGCGTGCCGATCTTCCACAGCCGCGACCTGGTCCACTGGGAGCAGATCGGCAACGCGCTGGACCGGCCCAACCAGCTCACCCTGCCACCGGCCACCCCGTCCTCCGGCGGCGTCTACGCGCCGACGCTGCGTCATCACGACGGCCGGTTCTGGCTGATCACCACCAATGTCGCAGCGGGTGGCAGCTCGTTCATCGTCACCGCCGACGACCCGGCCGGACCCTGGTCGGAGCCGGTCGAGGTGCCCGGCATCGGCATCGACCCGGACCTGGCCTGGGACGACGACGGCAACTGTTGGTGCACCTACGCCGAGATCGGCCAGGTCCGTATCGACCCGGCCACCGGCAAGACCCTCGACGGGCCGTTCCGGCTGTGGTCCGGCGGCCCACGCGCCCAGGCCCCCGAGGCCCCACACCTCTACCGGATCGGCGACCACTGGTATCTGCTGATCGCCGAGGGCGGCACCGAACGCGGCCACGCCATCTCGATCGCCCGCTCCACCTCGCCGAACGGCCCGTTCGAGCCCTGCCCGGCCAACCCGATCCTCACCCACCGCGGCACCAACCGGCCGATCCAGAACACCGGCCACGCCGACCTCGTCCAGGGCCCCGACGACTCCTGGTGGATGGTCCTGCTCGGCGTCCGGCCCGGCGGCGGCACCCCGGGCTGGCACGTCCTCGGCCGGGAGACCTTCCTCGTCCCGGTCTCCTGGGTGGACGGCTGGCCGGTCCCCGGCGATCTGGAACCGTCGATGACCGTCCCCTGGCCGGTCAAGGCACCCCCGCCGGCGGCGTCCCGCGACGACTTCGACTCGCCCGACCTGCATCCCCGCTGGATCTCGGTGCGGGCCCGGCCGGCCGCGAGCTGGTCCACCACCGAACGGCCCGGATGGCTCAGCCTCCACGCCCGCGGTCCGTCCCTCGACCAGCCCGGCATCAACTTCGTCGGCCGGCGCCAACAGGACCTCTCCTGCCGGGTACGGGTACTCGCCGACCCGTCGCAGGGACGTGGGGGACTGGCGGTCCGCCTCGACGAATGCCACCACTACGCCCTCGAAGCGGGTGACGGACTGGTCCGGGTGACCGCCCGGATCGGCTCGATCCGGCACACCGTGACCACCCGCCCGATCCCCGACGGCCCGGTCCGGCTGCGCCTGGACGTGATCGCCGCCACCACCAGCTGGCATCCCAGCCAGGGCCCGGACGAGCTGCACCTGGGTGTCGAGACCGCCGACGGCGACTTCCTGACCCTCGCCGAACTCGACGGCCGCTACCTGTCCACCGAGGTCGCCGGGGGATTCACCGGCCGGGTCATCGGCATGTTCGCCACCGCCGGGACGGTCCGGTTCGACTGGTTCGACTACCAGCCGATCGCCGACTGA
- a CDS encoding O-antigen ligase family protein has product MTTAGETRPGLVVLIAFFVTLSGRFTLDRVGFDVPVVNDVRVPLFLVLLLSLFLEAYHTGGHPVEGGQALLGILALLGYQAMSVFWVPPGSVTGPMLGDLLAIAGLLVVYFNLAAWDRDQVTATTLKLFHAAAWVYFLAAASGRGHQANGRWAALGGGPNVFIRIMILGMITSLYLYLRSGENLIWLVPIPAFLFGAIASGSRGGIVALGVTIAVALLAIRPRIDFDRIAKPLALVAVLGTVLVITAGPSIAGYVQSRFVEATIGQGYASSRDVLFQMALRIFFQHPILGTGLNGFYTVTDLGFGERYVHNLPLSIAAEGGFVGLALLLTAWLGLWHAYTRVPLRERSLEARTAAYCGIFIGAASLFSGDYYDARLMWILLLLAAVRPAPVTVASPR; this is encoded by the coding sequence ATGACCACCGCCGGAGAGACCCGCCCCGGCCTGGTCGTCCTGATCGCCTTCTTCGTCACGCTGTCCGGCCGCTTCACCCTGGACCGGGTCGGCTTCGACGTGCCGGTCGTGAACGACGTACGCGTACCCCTGTTCCTGGTGTTGCTCCTGTCTCTGTTCCTGGAGGCCTATCACACCGGCGGACACCCGGTCGAGGGCGGCCAGGCCCTGCTCGGCATCCTGGCGCTGCTCGGTTACCAGGCGATGTCGGTGTTCTGGGTGCCGCCCGGCTCGGTGACCGGCCCGATGCTCGGCGACCTGCTCGCCATCGCCGGGCTGCTGGTCGTCTACTTCAACCTGGCCGCCTGGGACCGCGACCAGGTGACCGCGACGACCCTGAAACTGTTCCACGCCGCCGCCTGGGTCTACTTCCTGGCCGCCGCGTCCGGCCGCGGCCACCAGGCCAACGGCCGATGGGCGGCCCTCGGCGGCGGCCCCAACGTCTTCATCCGGATCATGATCCTCGGCATGATCACGTCGCTCTACCTGTACCTGCGCAGCGGCGAGAATCTGATCTGGCTCGTGCCGATCCCGGCGTTCCTGTTCGGCGCGATCGCCTCCGGCTCCCGAGGCGGCATCGTCGCGCTCGGCGTCACCATCGCCGTAGCGCTGCTCGCCATCCGACCCCGCATCGACTTCGACCGGATCGCCAAACCGCTCGCCCTGGTCGCGGTGCTCGGCACGGTCCTGGTGATCACGGCCGGGCCGTCGATCGCCGGATACGTCCAGTCCCGGTTCGTCGAGGCCACCATCGGGCAGGGGTACGCCTCGTCCCGTGACGTGCTGTTCCAGATGGCCCTGCGGATCTTCTTCCAGCACCCGATCCTCGGTACCGGCCTGAACGGCTTCTACACCGTCACCGACCTCGGCTTCGGTGAGCGCTACGTGCACAACCTGCCGCTGTCGATCGCCGCCGAGGGCGGGTTCGTCGGACTGGCCCTGCTGCTGACCGCCTGGCTCGGGCTGTGGCACGCCTACACCCGGGTGCCGTTGCGGGAGCGCAGCCTGGAAGCCCGGACCGCGGCCTACTGCGGCATCTTCATCGGCGCGGCCAGCCTGTTCTCCGGCGACTACTACGACGCCCGACTGATGTGGATCCTCCTGCTGCTCGCCGCGGTCCGGCCCGCACCGGTCACCGTCGCCTCGCCACGCTGA
- a CDS encoding lipopolysaccharide biosynthesis protein, with product MPARERLRLRTLLRSVPAAVRRDYVTTLVVQWFVLGVGLLLFHLVAQRGSVSGFAYYQIARGTVSTLQPVLLLGLGVGLHRYLPRTEHTTRRLARHALAVEAVLVTVVGLAGVAAGADIAGLLGLPGGRTAVTAALIMLAGNCLCTVSLAALRGNQQVIDSNLVMGLGFGLIPLVAFFGADRIEDFLIIQGAGTALVGVWATWVVRRQPTTTEKTPEPDVKTLISYGVRRMPGEFALPTLYTFPTFAVAVLMPGSAEAGYVGFTTSAVTLICSVFAMLTPVLMPRLSRLFHRAGEDGGVRQLLTVLPLLAALLAVLPTGVIWLFAPALVHGFLGPEFDDAVPVLRLGVLAAIPLAMFYAARPTMDTLLDPKFMSRLLLACLVLEILVTAIGVRFLSADYAAMLALAAAGTALGLDALGLAAYALRQPRR from the coding sequence ATGCCCGCCCGTGAACGCCTGCGCCTGCGGACCCTGCTGCGAAGTGTGCCCGCCGCGGTCCGGCGCGACTACGTCACCACCCTGGTCGTCCAGTGGTTCGTGCTGGGCGTCGGACTGCTGCTGTTCCACCTGGTCGCCCAGCGCGGCAGCGTCAGCGGCTTCGCCTACTACCAGATCGCCCGCGGCACGGTCAGCACGCTCCAGCCGGTCCTGCTCCTCGGCCTCGGCGTCGGCCTGCACCGATACCTGCCGCGCACCGAACACACCACCAGGCGCCTGGCCCGGCACGCGCTGGCCGTCGAAGCCGTGCTGGTCACCGTCGTCGGGCTGGCCGGTGTCGCGGCCGGTGCCGACATCGCCGGACTGCTCGGGCTGCCCGGCGGCCGGACCGCGGTCACCGCCGCACTGATCATGCTGGCCGGGAACTGCCTGTGCACGGTCTCGCTGGCGGCCCTGCGCGGCAACCAACAGGTGATCGACTCCAACCTGGTCATGGGGCTGGGCTTCGGGCTGATCCCGCTGGTCGCGTTCTTCGGCGCCGACCGGATCGAGGACTTCCTGATCATCCAGGGCGCCGGGACGGCACTGGTCGGCGTGTGGGCGACGTGGGTGGTCCGGCGCCAACCGACCACCACCGAGAAGACCCCGGAACCCGACGTCAAGACCCTCATCTCGTACGGCGTACGCCGCATGCCCGGAGAATTCGCCCTGCCCACCCTCTACACCTTCCCGACGTTCGCGGTCGCGGTGCTGATGCCCGGTAGCGCCGAGGCCGGGTACGTCGGGTTCACCACCTCCGCGGTCACCCTGATCTGCTCGGTGTTCGCCATGCTCACCCCGGTGCTGATGCCCCGACTGAGCCGGCTGTTCCACCGGGCCGGCGAGGACGGCGGCGTCCGCCAGCTGCTCACCGTGCTGCCACTGCTGGCCGCCCTGCTGGCCGTACTGCCGACCGGGGTGATCTGGCTGTTCGCCCCGGCCCTGGTGCACGGCTTCCTCGGACCCGAGTTCGACGACGCCGTACCGGTGCTGCGCCTCGGTGTGCTCGCCGCGATCCCCCTGGCGATGTTCTACGCCGCCCGCCCGACGATGGACACCCTGCTCGACCCGAAGTTCATGAGCCGCCTGCTGCTGGCCTGCCTGGTCCTGGAGATCCTGGTGACCGCGATCGGGGTGCGGTTCCTGTCCGCCGACTACGCGGCGATGCTGGCCCTGGCCGCCGCGGGCACCGCGCTCGGCCTGGACGCGCTCGGCCTCGCCGCCTACGCCCTGCGGCAGCCCCGCCGATGA
- a CDS encoding diacylglycerol/lipid kinase family protein, producing the protein MDRVAVLFNARSGALLSRAGTVLAAAEHLRDTEVPLGILPGGTMNVLARDLGVPADLDLAVAAPVARIDMATVNGRPFLCSSMLAMMPHLGRIREQARGRRWRSRWRLLERAVQVVRRYPRVLLRITVDGREHRARTRTVVVSCNPLSAGPPPMPGRERLDAGLLAVYVTQEWTSGDLLAVAARLFRGDWQQDRRIQRHEGRTVRVASPHMAMMSVMSDGEIARLSMPLTFEIRPRALAVLMPGAAS; encoded by the coding sequence GTGGATCGCGTCGCTGTGCTTTTCAACGCGCGCTCCGGCGCGCTCCTGAGCCGGGCCGGCACCGTGCTGGCCGCGGCCGAGCACCTGCGCGACACCGAGGTGCCGCTGGGCATCCTGCCCGGCGGCACGATGAACGTGCTGGCCCGCGATCTGGGTGTGCCCGCCGATCTGGACCTGGCGGTGGCCGCGCCGGTGGCCCGGATCGACATGGCGACGGTGAACGGACGGCCGTTCCTGTGCAGCTCGATGCTGGCGATGATGCCGCACCTGGGCCGGATCCGGGAGCAGGCGCGGGGCCGGCGTTGGCGGAGCCGATGGCGGCTGCTGGAACGGGCGGTACAGGTGGTGCGGCGCTATCCGCGGGTGCTGCTGCGGATCACCGTCGACGGCCGGGAACACCGGGCCCGGACCCGTACCGTGGTGGTGTCCTGCAATCCGCTGTCCGCCGGGCCGCCGCCGATGCCCGGCCGGGAGCGGCTCGACGCCGGCCTGCTCGCCGTCTACGTCACGCAGGAGTGGACCAGCGGTGACCTGCTCGCGGTCGCGGCCCGGCTGTTCCGCGGCGACTGGCAGCAGGATCGGCGCATCCAACGGCACGAGGGACGGACGGTACGGGTGGCGTCACCGCACATGGCGATGATGAGTGTGATGAGCGACGGCGAGATCGCTCGGCTGTCCATGCCGCTGACCTTCGAGATCCGGCCCCGCGCGCTGGCCGTCCTGATGCCCGGCGCGGCCTCGTGA
- a CDS encoding DegT/DnrJ/EryC1/StrS family aminotransferase: MALAGTEHDQAVLLSAPDIGELEQEYVLAALRSGWVAPAGPDLDHFEREIARRAGVPHAVAVNSGTAALHLALEGVGAGPGDVVVVPTLTFAATANAVLYTGATPVFADCDRATGNLDPELLAGLLADLDAEGARVRAVTTVDLYGTCADYSRILPVCERYGVPVVEDAAESLGAAHAGRPAGSFGRAAAFSFNGNKIMTTSGGGMLVTADSGLADRARYLAGQARLPAEHYEHAEVGYNYRLSNVLAALGRAQLARLDAMMRRRRAVRDGYAEIFAPVDGVRLLGGDDPAGNCWLTVIVADPDRTGWRARDLAAHLRAGEVETRPVFKPMHRQPLFAGARSWLSGAADALFTNGLVLPSGSALDRSQVDRVLDGITGFLAGRR, encoded by the coding sequence ATGGCGCTGGCCGGCACCGAGCACGATCAGGCGGTTCTGTTGTCCGCTCCCGACATCGGCGAGCTGGAGCAGGAGTACGTACTGGCGGCTCTGCGGTCCGGGTGGGTGGCGCCGGCCGGGCCGGATCTGGACCACTTCGAGCGGGAGATCGCGCGCCGGGCCGGGGTGCCGCACGCGGTGGCGGTGAACTCGGGCACGGCCGCGTTGCATCTGGCTCTGGAGGGGGTCGGCGCCGGGCCGGGTGACGTGGTGGTCGTGCCGACGCTCACGTTCGCGGCCACCGCCAACGCCGTGCTCTACACCGGTGCCACACCGGTCTTCGCCGACTGTGACCGGGCCACCGGCAATCTCGACCCGGAACTGCTGGCCGGGCTGCTGGCCGACCTCGATGCCGAGGGCGCCCGGGTGCGCGCGGTCACCACGGTCGACCTGTACGGGACGTGCGCCGACTACAGCCGGATCCTGCCGGTCTGCGAGCGGTACGGCGTACCCGTGGTGGAGGACGCCGCGGAGTCACTGGGGGCCGCGCACGCCGGGCGGCCGGCCGGGTCGTTCGGGCGGGCGGCGGCGTTCTCGTTCAACGGCAACAAGATCATGACGACGTCCGGTGGTGGCATGCTGGTCACCGCCGACAGCGGGTTGGCCGATCGGGCGCGTTACCTGGCCGGGCAGGCGCGTCTGCCGGCCGAGCACTACGAGCACGCCGAGGTCGGCTACAACTACCGGCTGAGTAACGTGCTGGCCGCGCTGGGTCGGGCCCAGCTGGCCCGTCTGGACGCGATGATGCGGCGCCGCCGGGCGGTCCGTGACGGGTATGCCGAGATCTTCGCCCCGGTCGATGGGGTACGCCTGCTCGGCGGCGACGACCCGGCCGGGAACTGCTGGCTGACCGTGATCGTCGCCGACCCGGACCGGACCGGCTGGCGCGCCCGCGACCTGGCCGCCCACCTGAGGGCCGGCGAGGTGGAGACGCGGCCGGTGTTCAAGCCGATGCACCGGCAGCCACTCTTCGCGGGCGCCCGGTCGTGGCTCAGTGGTGCCGCCGACGCCCTGTTCACGAACGGTCTCGTGCTGCCCAGCGGCTCCGCGCTCGACCGGAGTCAGGTCGATCGGGTGCTCGACGGGATCACCGGGTTCCTGGCTGGCCGCCGATGA
- a CDS encoding sugar transferase, translating to MRPRLASSARPAAGSGRARRCDRVQRAIDVVVAGGLLVVNAPVIAGVAVAVAARLGRPVLFRQLRPGLDGRPFTLIKFRTMHDVDEEHGLVSDADRMTGLGRALRAASLDELPTLWNVLRGDMSLVGPRPLLMHYLDLYTPEQARRHLVRPGVTGLAQVSGRNLLSWEDRLALDTWYVDHRSLALNLRICARTALVLLRRVGIAAPGSVTMPQFTGSPPVVGREAGGA from the coding sequence ATGAGACCCCGACTTGCGAGCAGTGCCCGGCCGGCGGCGGGGAGCGGGCGGGCGAGGCGCTGCGACCGGGTGCAGCGGGCGATCGACGTCGTGGTCGCCGGTGGGCTGCTGGTGGTGAACGCGCCGGTGATCGCCGGGGTCGCGGTAGCGGTCGCCGCGCGGCTGGGCCGTCCGGTGCTGTTCCGACAGTTGCGGCCGGGACTGGACGGGCGGCCGTTCACGCTGATCAAGTTCCGCACGATGCACGACGTCGACGAGGAACACGGCCTGGTCAGCGACGCCGACCGGATGACCGGGCTGGGCCGGGCCCTGCGCGCGGCGAGTCTGGACGAGCTGCCGACGCTGTGGAACGTGCTGCGCGGCGACATGAGCCTGGTCGGGCCGCGGCCGCTACTCATGCACTACCTGGACCTCTACACCCCGGAGCAGGCGCGTCGGCATCTGGTCCGGCCGGGGGTCACCGGTCTGGCCCAGGTCAGCGGCCGGAATCTGCTGAGCTGGGAGGACCGGCTCGCGTTGGACACCTGGTACGTCGATCACCGCTCGCTGGCCCTGAACCTGCGGATCTGCGCGCGGACCGCGCTGGTGCTGCTGCGCCGGGTCGGCATCGCGGCGCCCGGTTCGGTGACGATGCCGCAGTTCACCGGCTCGCCGCCGGTGGTGGGACGGGAGGCCGGCGGTGCCTGA